From Anopheles darlingi chromosome 2, idAnoDarlMG_H_01, whole genome shotgun sequence, the proteins below share one genomic window:
- the LOC125951261 gene encoding reticulon-4-interacting protein 1 homolog, mitochondrial: MVLTRCILLSTSAAKLGDLALCSVRGLTTAAATANACYGKMSGWQIHSYGNPQEEVQFSDGIKMPTLKSPTQLLVKVKAASVNPIDVAMINGYGASVLNTLRCKEGGIEFPLVLGRDFCGEIVQKGLGISSRELEVGDEVWGVVPVHLQGCHADYVAVEKYCLFKKPSNLSKIDASAVLYAGLTAWSGLYLTGHLGDLLGAISPVGGGRGKKVLVLGASGGVGTLAVQMLLAEGVEVFATCSADAMQLVSNLGVHYLLDYNDPTHVQSIASVGRFDIVLDCAGKGTEYASEVPWLFDQYITFNSPVLKNIDAHGFGAGMYRNAAELVRSNVTALNSRQGPVKWGYFMPAPQGIAYLQRLVEKGKLLPIVEKVYPFAKTVEAYERIEQKHLRGKIVIDFE, translated from the exons ATGGTACTTACTCGGTGCATCCTACTATCGACAAGCGCAGCGAAGCTTGGCGATTTGGCGTTATGTTCCGTCCGTGGACTAACAACCGCTGCGGCAACCGCAAACGCCTGCTACGGAAAAATGTCCGGCTGGCAGATCCACTCCTACGGGAATCCGCAAGAGGAGGTGCAGTTCAGCGACGGTATCAAAATGCCCACCCTAAAATCTCCAACTCAGCTGCTGGTCAAGGTGAAGGCCGCATCAGTGAATCCGATCGACGTAGCGATGATAA ATGGATACGGTGCCTCCGTATTAAACACATTACGCTGCAAGGAAGGTGGGATCGAGTTTCCACTTGTATTAGGACGAGATTTTTGCGGTGAAATCGTCCAGAAGGGTTTAGGCATCTCCAGTCGCGAGCTCGAAGTTGGTGATGAAGTGTGGGGCGTGGTGCCGGTGCACTTGCAAGGTTGCCATGCGGATTATGTTGCGGTAGAAAAGTATTGC CTATTCAAAAAGCCCTCGAACCTCAGCAAAATCGATGCCAGCGCCGTGCTGTATGCTGGGCTAACGGCCTGGTCCGGTCTCTACCTGACTGGACACTTGGGCGATTTGCTCGGTGCAATTTCACCGGTCGGTGGAGGACGCGGCAAGAAAGTACTGGTACTTGGTGCTTCCGGCGGTGTGGGTACTCTCGCGGTGCAGATGTTGCTCGCCGAAGGAGTAGAGGTGTTTGCCACCTGTTCGGCCGACGCCATGCAGTTAGTGAGCAACCTTGGCGTGCACTATCTACTCGACTACAACGATCCGACCCATGTGCAGAGTATTGCCAGTGTTGGACG CTTCGATATTGTGCTCGACTGTGCCGGCAAGGGGACCGAGTACGCTAGTGAAGTGCCCTGGTTGTTCGATCAGTATATTACCTTTAATTCGCCTGTCCTGAAGAACATCGACGCGCACGGGTTCGGTGCGGGCATGTATCGAAATGCGGCCGAACTCGTACGAAGTAATGTGACCGCGCTCAACAGTCGCCAGGGACCGGTGAAATGGGGTTACTTTATGCCCGCTCCACAAGGTATTGCATATCTACAGCGGCTGGTCGAGAAGGGAAAACTATTGCCTATAGTGGAAAAAGTGTACCCCTTCGCAAAAACCGTAGAAGCCTACGAGCGAATCGAACAGAAGCACCTCAGGGGGAAGATTGTTATCGATTTTGAGTGA
- the LOC125949886 gene encoding nucleic acid dioxygenase ALKBH1: MDEGSGLLDRFQKSFKYYKANQPPPGLQDVIRIDDGSDKRLEPVNLLSNGSQFPGLLSPECWRTYRVTGRPGLLVVANPFTGDGQRYWTSRCVVDYPGPKNTNIIPQQLEEQLGPNGWWPLLQSCSDPTKRRKLAKVLRWATLGFHYDWTNKTYDDSNRSPFPDDLGDLVCYLAAAFGYKQFSPEASIVNFYPVGSTLAGHTDHSEDDLTAPLFSISFGRPAIFLVGGPTRNETPDAILLQSGDIVVMSGPSRQYYHAVPRVFSVSEEPLEDQCSRWQTQSPEAAELSASKGMENICPLRWKECQNISFWNPIQDYLKSTRININVRQVKRTARS, translated from the exons ATGGATGAAGGTTCCGGGTTGCTGGACCGATTTCAAAAGTCGTTTAAATATTACaaggccaaccaaccaccacctgGATTGCAGGATGTTATACGGATAGACGATGGTTCGGACAAGCGCCTAGAG CCGGTAAATCTACTGTCAAACGGGTCACAGTTTCCCGGCCTACTATCTCCGGAATGCTGGCGTACCTATCGAGTTACCGGTCGGCCcgggttgctggtggttgccAACCCTTTCACCGGTGACGGACAACGCTATTGGACATCGCGGTGTGTAGTCGATTATCCTGGACCCAAAAATACGAACATTATACCGCAGCAGTTGGAAGAACAACTCGGGCCAAACGGTTGGTGGCCGTTGCTGCAAAGCTGTAGTGACCCTACGAAACGACGGAAGCTAGCAAAGGTGCTTCGCTGGGCCACGCTTGGCTTCCACTACGATTGGACCAACAAAACGTATGATGATAGCAATCGAAGCCCATTCCCGGACGATCTTGGCGATCTCGTATGTTATCTTGCTGCAGCGTTCGGTTACAAACAATTCTCACCGGAAGCATCGATCGTAAACTTCTATCCGGTCGGATCGACGCTCGCAGGACATACGGATCATTCCGAGGATGATCTTACTGCACCTTTGTTTTCGATAAG CTTCGGACGGCCAGCaatttttttggttggtggcCCAACACGCAACGAAACGCCGGATGCAATACTGCTACAGAGTGGGGACATCGTTGTAATGAGTGGGCCAAGCAGACAGTACTATCATGCAGTTCCCCGCGTGTTCTCCGTTTCGGAGGAGCCGCTGGAAGATCAATGTAGCCGATGGCAGACACAGTCTCCTGAGGCAGCAGAACTAAGTGCCTCCAAAGGTATGGAAAACATTTGTCCGCTGCGCTGGAAAGAATGCCAAAATATCTCGTTCTGGAATCCGATTCAGGACTATCTCAAAAGTACGAGAATTAACATTAATGTGAGACAGGTTAAAAGGACGGCCAGGAGTTAG